The segment AAGACCTAGAGGTTATTCTCCAGGTCTTAAGCTCAAATTTTTACTTCATAGCTTCTTTTACAGTCTCATATAGTCCTTCAGACCACACAGATGTAAATTCTTGAAGTGAGTAGAATGACTCAGATGCTTGTTTAAATTCTGAAGGATCCACTTCGATTATTTCTACCCCTTCTGCTCTAAACAGTTCTAAAGTTTCTTCATTTACTTCTTCTTGAAGTTGGTTATTGTATAAGCCTGCTTCATCACCAGTTTGCATCAATATTTCTTGATGTTCTTGAGAAAGGCTATTAAAGACATCCGCTCCCATTACCCAAGTGGTAAAGTTTCTTACATGTCCATCAAGCGTTAGATATTTTGCAACTTCATGGAATTTACCATTATAAAGAACTGGCAGTGGATTTTCTAGTCCATCAATTGTTCCTTGTTGCAACGCAGTATATACGTCACCTAGTGCCATCGGTGTAGGCGTAGCACCTAATACCTCAAATCCTTTAACTTGAATAGTGTTATTAGGCACTCTGATTTTCATACCTCTTAAATCATCAACTGTTCTTACTGGCTTTGTTGTCAAAGTATGTCTATCTCCGTACATCCAATTTGAAGTCAAAATCTTCAACCCTTTTTCTTCTAACAGTTGAGATTGCTCAGCATACCAACTACTTTCAGTAAATCTCCACACTTCATCCCAACTATCAAATAAGTAAGGACCAAAAACTATTCCAAAATCAGGGACACCTCTTTCAGCATAAAAAGCACCATCAGCAAGAGTCACCACGTAATCGCCTGCAAGCATCTGGTCTATGATATCATTTTTTGAACCCAATTGACTTGAAGGGAACAACTCCAACATCATAGTTCCATCGCTTCTTTCCTCAACTAGGTCTTTCCATTCATTTAGAGCAACATCTAATGGCTCTCCTGGATGATTCTCATAACCCACTTTAATTACCACAGGATCAGTACTGCCATTTTCTGAACCGTTTCCATTCTCCGATGTAGAATTGCCACACCCTGCAAACAGCAACATGCTTACCAAAACAACTGCTAAAACTTTTTTCATACTCCTTTTCCTCCTTGTAATTATATTTAATTGTGCAATGCACATATTAAACTGTAACAAATGAATTAAAGTTTCAATAATTC is part of the Alkalibacter saccharofermentans DSM 14828 genome and harbors:
- a CDS encoding C4-dicarboxylate TRAP transporter substrate-binding protein, whose product is MKKVLAVVLVSMLLFAGCGNSTSENGNGSENGSTDPVVIKVGYENHPGEPLDVALNEWKDLVEERSDGTMMLELFPSSQLGSKNDIIDQMLAGDYVVTLADGAFYAERGVPDFGIVFGPYLFDSWDEVWRFTESSWYAEQSQLLEEKGLKILTSNWMYGDRHTLTTKPVRTVDDLRGMKIRVPNNTIQVKGFEVLGATPTPMALGDVYTALQQGTIDGLENPLPVLYNGKFHEVAKYLTLDGHVRNFTTWVMGADVFNSLSQEHQEILMQTGDEAGLYNNQLQEEVNEETLELFRAEGVEIIEVDPSEFKQASESFYSLQEFTSVWSEGLYETVKEAMK